GATTGTGGCGTGATGCGTCAAACGGGGACGCCGCTGTGGGTGATGTGGTTCTTCGGGCTGCTGACGGTGCCCGCCGGCTTCTGGCTCTGGCATCGGCTGGGGTCATTTCGGAAGTGGTGGCGGAATCCGGAATGCGTTTCGGAAAAAAACGCGTGGGGCATGTTTCTAGCGGTGATAGCGCTGGTTGTGCTGATGGTCTGTTTTTCTGCCTGATCCCTGTTTCTGATTTGCTCGCGGTATCTTGTTTCTGCTATCGTGGAAGCAGACCCGAATCATTTTTCCAGGAGAAACCATTCATGTCTGCTATGATGAATCGTCGCGCGATGTTGGGAGTCAGTGCCGCGAGTGCGGCTGCGTTGTGTCTGCCTGCGATCAGCAGTGCAAAACAACCGAAAACGAAAATGAAAACCTTTACGTATAAAACGGTCGGCGATCTGGAGATCAAAGCCGACGTGCATCGGGCCGACGATAACAAGACGCGGCCCGTGCTGGTCTGGTTTCATGGCGGCGCATTGATCGTCGGGCATCGTGGTGGTGTGAGTGGGCGCGTGCTGAAGGATATGCTGGGCGCCGGTTATACCGTCGTGTCGTTTGATTATCGGCTGGCACCCGAAACGAAACTGCCGGAGATCATTGCCGACCTGGAAGACGGTTTCACCTGGCTGCACGAAAAAGGGCCCGAACTGTTTAATGTGGACACGAGCAAGGTTGCCGTCTCGGGCGGATCGGCGGGGGGCTGTCTGACGCTGGTCTCTGGTTTCAGGGCGAAGCCGCGGCCGACAGTGCTGGTTCCCTACTGGGGGTATGGCGACTTGATTGGCGACTGGATCGGCAAGCCGAGCCCGCATGAACGTCATCAGACGAAATTCACCAAAGAAGAAGCGTACGCACAGGTGGGCGATGGCCCGATTGCCGATTCGCGGGAGAGCAAAAAAGAGCGGGGTGCTTTTTATCAGTATTGTCGTCAGCAGGGAATCTGGCCGAAAGAGGTCGCGGGCTGGGATCATCATCGCGAACCGGAAAAGTTTTATCCGTATATGACGATCAAGAACGTGACGAAAGAATATCCACCGACGCTGATGGTGCATGGCACGAAAGACACGGATGTGCCTTACGAGCAGTCGACGATGCTGGCGGAACAGTTTCAGCAACATGGCGTCGAACACAAGCTGGTGACGATCCCGAATGGCGAACACGGACTGGTGGGTGGCGATCCGAAACTGATCGATGATGCGTACGGGCAGGCGTTTGCATTTATCCACGACAAGATGTGCTGAAACTGGTTGAGGCTTATAAGGAATGTGAGTCGATGTTTGAATTATGGATGACGCTGATTCCGGTGTTGATTGCGGATGTTGTCAATCCGGTGTTATTTGCCTTTCTAGTGTATGCGGCCGGGACGAATCGGCCGGTTGTGAATAGTTGTGGCGTTCTGCTGGGACATACGCTGGCTTATTATGTCGCAGGCGTGGTGATCGCGATTGGCATTGAATCGATTTCAAATCGCTTGTCGAACCCGCAACAGATCGATTACATCATCGGTATGGTGATTGGTCTGATTCTGCTCTGGGTTGGTTTCCTGTCCTGGAAAACAGAAAAAACCGAACAGGCGGAAGAGAGTTGCACGTTGACTCCCATGTCGGCGGTCGGTCTGGGGGCGATTGTCAATTTCATGGGTCTGCCCTTTGCGCTCCCTTATTTCGCAGCCTTGGATCAGATTCTCAAAGCCGACCTGACGCCGCTGACGTCGCTGGCTGTGTTAGCAGGATACAATGTGTTGTATGCATTGCCGTTTGCTCTGGTGCCGATTTTGACTGCGACTTCCGGTGAGAAGAGCCAGATCATTTTACGCAAAATCAATGACTGGCTCGTTCGCATCAGCAATTTTCTGATGCCGATCTTGCTGGTATTGGTCGGGCTGGCTTTGATTGTTGATTCAATGATCTATTTTGTGACCGGGTATGAAATGTTTTGATCGAGACTTTTGGTTCACATCGAGTGGAATGAAGGAGTTGGGGTACACAATCAAATGAACCAGTCTGAATTTGAAAAGTTCGTTCAACAGCTGCGAAGCGATGATTCCTTAACGTATGAGGAAAGCTATCATTCCATCAAGGGACACGTGGGTGAAGTATTGGCTCAACTGATATCGTTGGCACAAGCAGAAACCGAAGAACAGATGCGCTCCCGGTTGGTCGAATTGATCGGTGAATCGGTTGAACCCGAGGCGATTGCCTTCTTGAGTGATGAATTAGCGAGTCCCTTCTACGAAGTGCGTTTGTGGGCTTACAGTTCGTTGTGCTATTCAGAATCACCTGAGGCAAATGCAATTGCCGCCGATTTCAAAGACAAGAATCCGGATGAGGCGTTTCTATAAGTTATATCTCACGGTGATATACTATTGTTGGCACGAAGGTAGACTTTTAGAAACAGTCAGGAGTATCACAGCATGACTAAGTCTCTGATGATGTTCGTCTTTTTTATCGTACCGATTTTCTTGATTCAATCAGCGTCCACAGAAGAACCGGCGGAGAAGGCGTTTCAGGAACCGAAAACGTACGAGGAAGCTCACCGTCTGACTCATCAGACAGCCGGGTTTAAGAATTTGCAGAAAATCGGCCTGGCGTTGCATAACTACCATGACCTGTTCGGGCAGTTTCCTTCGGCGGTACTTTATGCGCCGGATGGAAAAACGCTGCACAGCTGGCGCGTGGAGCTATTGCCTTTACTTAGAGAGTTGAGGAAGGATGCGGAGCCTGTCAGGCTCAGGTACATGGATCGCGAGTTGTATCATACGGCGATTAAAGACTGTGGTTACGATATCAACGAACCCTGGGACAGTCCTGTGAACCGGGAAGTGCTCAAGAGCATGCCGTCTGTCTATCGCCATCCCAGTGATAAGCCTGATTCAACAGAGAGTGCCTGGTATGCCGTGGTAGGGAAAGGCACGGTCTTTGATCCGGGGGAGGTGGCTCAATACAAAGACATCAAAGGCTGGCCCGCTTCCACATTAATGCTGGCCGAGTCGCGGAGCCGAGCGCCCTGGACGAAACCTGTTGATATTGCGTACTCGAAAGATGCGACGGTTCCCCGTTTGGGTGGGTTTACTGACCACGGATTTCTAGTTTTGACTGGTGATGGGGGCGTGCATTTTATTTCTGACTCTATTTCCCCGAAAGACCTGCGTGCCTTTATCAGCAAGGACCCGGCTGATACCTTTGACATTGTTGGTGTTCCGTATCGATATTAAATGCAGCAAGGTTTCTTCTCCTGAGGTAGAGCATGATTCTTAAAAAAGATTTGATCATAGATGGTGAGTTGGAATATGTTGTGGCGTTACCTGTGTTAAGTGAATTGGGGAGTGAAGTTGAATCGTTGAGGGAAGTAGCCAGCGATGATTTGCTCAAATTTGCGAGCAATAATAACGACAATAAGACAGAAGTAGAGATATCTGAAAAAAGTACATCTACCCAAGCTAAACTTACAAAAGCTCAGAATGATTTAGTCAAGCATGTTCAGATCATTTGGCAGGCTGTTCCTGACTGTTTTGACGAAATCAAAAAAGAATTTCCTCTTGAAAAGATCCGGCTGAAAGAGTGGGTCCCACCTGATAAAGAAATTCGTGCATTCAGAAAACGCTTCGATAAGGCCATTGATCATTATGATGAGCAGATAAAGAAAGCTAGAGCTGCAGCATCCGAATCTCAAGCGAAAGATGTTTCCCCGGAAAAAATTGATGAGAAAGAAGACGACAACAGGACCTTTCACATTTGCTTTGGTGAGCGATCTACAATTACAGAAAATCAAAAACAGCTGCTGGATGAACTGATTGCGCGTGAGTCAGAACTGGCAATACTTCTTGAGGAAGCATTTGTGGGCGATTATCAGATTGTATCTGCGGATGTCGCGCATGATTACGGAGTAGAGATTGGAAAACGTCCCTATTTACCGGAACTCTCCGATCACGCAGTCATCAAAAAACTGTATCGTATTCGAAAACTCTTTATGGCACCGGAAAGTCATTGTATTGGATTTGAAATTGAAACTCCCTGGACAACGAGCGAGGATGGTCCTTACGGACTATTACTTGAAGATTTTGAACAAACGAACTTTGGTCTACAGCAGGATGCCTGGTGTCAGGAAGAGTAATGCCAATTGGAATGGTTAGAATTGTTGAAATGAAGCTGCTTTATTATTCTGTCTGATAGAGGAATTCCAGGGGAAAGAGAATAGATGAAAGAACAACATGTGATTGACTACAATTCCTACTATCAACGGCTGTTGTCCGGTGTACGTGCGACTTGGAATGATCTTCGTAAGTCACGTCCTGAGGAATCGGTTTATCTGTTTGGGTTATCGACCGATTCCGACACTGTGGTCCTTTCGCTGTTTGCGAACACGGAAGAGCAATTTGCGCTAGAGAATGATTCTCCCGAATATCCAATTGAAAAATGGTATGTCAATGAAGAATCGGAACTCCATCGAATCGGACGAGCGCATATGGATGATCTGGAAGATGAGATCAATCGATATGTCTTCGAACCGGAATCAGATGACGCTTTTGATGACCGCAAAGCGCGATTAATGCAGATGTTTGAGAGGGTGTTTGTGGAGCTCGATTCAGAGGGGCTGTTCGGCGAGGGGGAAATGCGTCACAAGGTGATGTTGATGTTGGAAATTGTGGATGCCGGGGACGAAGAGTGGGATTCGATGATTGAAGTATTGAAACGAATCAATCCGCCAGAGAGTGTGAAGGAGTATCTTCAGTTACTGGAAGCGATGCGAGAGAGTGATGATTAAATCGTCAATACGAAATAGAGAGCAACCAGTATGGATACGAAGCATCGCATTGTGATTGCCGGGGGGACCGGGTTTCTGGGGTTGAATCTGGCGCGTTATCTGACTGAGTTGGATTTTGACGTGGTCTTGTTAGGGAGGCATGCGCCGAAGACACAAGGTGCGTGGCGGCATGTGGCCTGGAATTCGCGTTCGGTTGGCTCGTGGGTGAATGAACTGGATGGGGCGAGCGCGATTGTGAACCTGGCAGGGCGGACGGTCGACTGTATTAAAACGCCCGAGCATTGTGATGAAATTCTCCGGTCGCGCGTGGAAGCGACGAACGTTTTGGGATTAGCAGTGCGGGAAGTTGCATCGCCGCCACCCGTCTGGGTGCAGATGTCGACGGCGCACCGCTATGGTGATCCGCCCGAGTGCATTTGTGATGAAGATTCAGCCTTCGGATATGGACTGGCGCCCTTTGTGGCTCAAGAATGGGAGGCCGCTTTTGCCCGTGCGGTGCTGCCAGAGATGCGGCAGGTCATCCTGCGCACCAGTTTTGTCATTGGACGCGACGGAGGTGCCTTACAGCGACTGACGAAGTTGGTGCGCTGGGGACTGGGAGGCACGGTCGGCAGTGGCAAACAGGGGATGAGTTGGATTCATGCGCAGGATATGAATCGCCTGTTTTACCGCGCGATCACAGACGTAACGATGCAGGGGGCGTATCTGGCGACGGCTCCCGAACCAGTTTCGAATGCGGAATTTATGCGTCAATTACGACACGCACTCAAGATGCCAATCGGGCTGCCCGCCGCTGGTTGGATGGTACGCATCGGGGCGCCGCTGTTGATGCGAACGGATCCGGAGTTGGCGCTGTATGGTCGCTATTGTGTCTCAAGTCGTTTACGGGATGAGGAGTTCGAGTTTTCGTTTCCCGATCTGACGTCGGCGCTGCAGGATCTTTACGGGCTCAAAACAGCGTAGGTGGATTCTGGCTTGCTTGACACTTCTTTCCATAAAAAAACTCAGTCTGTTTCATTGCTGTTGCCTTGTTGAATTACAGGGAATTACCAAATTCCGGCAGACAGCGGCTTTTTTTTATGTATACTAAGAAAGTCCAGGTTATCTCAAGTCGACTTGGGGTTTTTAGGAAGAACATTGATGGATGGAAGCGCTTAAGGAGGGAACCAGTATGTCGATTTGTACGTCGAATCGAGTTTACCTGAAACTACCTTTTGATGAGTCAGATGCGGCTGAGATGGAGCGTTTGATGAAAGACCTGGGGGATGAATACTTTGGGTCGGAAGATGGCCGCGAGTGGCGGCTGATGAAAAATCAGATGGTTCTGACTGTCGTAATCCGGCCCCTGAAACAAATACAGGCGGACTGTCAGGCAGATCTTACGGCGTTAGGAGTGGCCTCGAAAGAGATTTTTGAAGTGGTTACCGTGAAGGGTTTGAAAGAGTCTTCTGAATTCTGTCGTCAAATTGCAGATCGGATTGCCGCAGATCTGGAGGGCGTCACCGGTGTTACGGAACACTGCGGTTGAGTCTCAATCGATCCGTGAGGAAGAGCAAGTAGCCCGTCGCTGTTCGCGGCTTGGCTGTGTTCATGGCTGGGCACCTTTGATTCTGCTGCCCGGTAGTGTGCTGCTCTGGTTTCCTGAAGATCTGCCGGCCTGGTCTTTCATGTGGATGCTTTCGTTTTCGATTTACGCCGGTTGCAAATGGTTGACCTGGCGGAGAACTTCGATCGAGGGTGCACCACTTTGGAAACATGCCGGTTTTCTGCTTGCCTGGCCTGGGATGGATGCGGGGGCCTTTTTGAAATCGCCTGCGTATTCGAAAATCGATCCCTGTCGTGCTCAAGAGTGGCTGTTTGCGTGGTTCCAATTTGCTGTGGGACTCTGTTTGTTCTGGGGAGTGAGCCGACTTGTGCCACCGCGGTATCCATTGATGGTGGGCTGGATTGGCATGATTGGAATTGTGATGACGCTGCACTTCGGTCTGTTTCGTCTGCTGTCGTGCGGCTGGCGCAGTTTGAATGTCAATGCGCGGCCTTTGATGGACCGACCTTTGGCTTCTGCCAGCATCAGTGAGTTCTGGGGAGTGCGCTGGAATACCGCCTTTCGTGATTTGACCCATCGTTTTCTGTTTGTGCCTCTCTTTCCTCGATGTGGTGTGTGGGGGACGACACTCATCGCATTTCTGATCAGTGGTCTCGTGCATGATCTGGTGATCTCAGTTCCGGCGCAGGGTGGTTATGGCGGACCCACGCTGTTCTTTCTGATCCAGGGGATCGCGATTTTAATTTCGCGGAGCAGGTTCGGCAGGAAGGTCGGTCTGCGGCACGGTTTCACTGGCTGGTGTTTTGCGATGCTGGTCCTGCTCTTGCCCGCTGCGATTTTGTTTCATCCTGCATTTGTTGAGACGGTGATTATTCCTTTCATGAAAACTCTGGGGGCGATTGCGTGACGGAAGAATTGCTGGCGAAACTGATTTTCATGTGTGGCTGCGGTCAATTCACGGTGTTGATTGCATCGGCACTTGTGCCCGTTCGGTTGAACTGGAACCAGGAATTTGAAAAACTCTCCAAGCTGCATCGTCAGATGTACTGGGTTTATGGTGGTTATATTGTGCTGTCGATTGTGGCGTTTGCCCTGATCAGTGTTTTCAATTCCGCAGAACTGGCCAATGGAAGTGGTCTGGCACGGTCTTTCTGTTGTTATGCCGCCGTTTTCTGGGGCGTGCGCGTTGTGCTGCAGGCCGTCTTCGATGTCAAAGAACATCTGACACTCTGGTGGCTGAAGTGGGGATACTATCTATTAACCCTCTTTTTCCTGAGTTTTACTCTGGTTTATGGCTGGGCGGCCGTGCATTGATTTGGAAGAATTTTATTGCTCGAATCTGAAAAAAATATTGCTGAGCTGGTCACATTCCGCGATGCTGACTCGTCCTTCCTGTGAACATACTTTTTCTCACAGGAGTAGACCCATGAATGAACCGAACTATCTGCAGGAATTGAATGAATTTGAAAACCGCTATCAGTACGATGCCACCTATTTGCGGGAACTGCTGACGCTTTCTCCCGAAGGGTACGCGAAATTTGCCGCCTTCCGGCCTTTGGCCTATTACCAGGGGGCTTTGGATAGCGAGGCCTTCTGGATCACCAAGCTGGCAACGATGCAGGTGGAAGATTGTGGCGAGTGTTTGCAGCTGAATGTGCGATTTGCCCTGGAGAACGGGATCGCGCGTGAGATTATCGATGCGGTTCTCAAAGGGGGCGATGGACTTTCGGAAGCGCAGCGTGATCTGTATGATTTTGCGGTGCAGGTCGCCAGTTCGCAGGCAATTGAGCCGATGCTGGAAGAACGCATGCGATCTCGTATGAGTCGTGCTGCTTTGCTGGATCTGGGACTTTGTATTGCCTCGGCGAAAGTCTTTCCCACGATCAAGCGTGCCGCCGGTTATGCTAACAGTTGTCGTCTGATTGAAATTCAGCTTTAGTCTCATGAATGTCTTGTCGTGAATGCTTCCCATGCTTTAGAGACGTTTGAATCTTGGCGCCAACCGTTGCTCGGTCTGGCGTATCGCATCACCGGTTCGCGCGTGGAAGCAGAAGACATCGTCCAGGAAGCGTGCCTGAAATGGCTGGATGCGGATTGGCAGGAGATACGGGTGCCGCGCGCCTGGTTGATGAAAGTCACCACGCGGCTGGCACTCGATTATCTGAAAAGTGCCCGTGTGCAGCGGATGTCGTATGTTGGTCCCTGGTTACCTGAACCGTATCTGGTGGACGAGAGTACGCCGGCAGAGGAACTGGAGCTGGATGAGTCGATTTCGATGGCGCTGTTGTATTTGCTGGATCAGCTTTCGCCGACAGAGCGGGCCAGTTTTATTCTGCACGATCTGTTTCAATATCGCTTTGATGAGATCGGAGATATTCTGGAACGGAGTGAAAGTAGCTGCCGCAAGCTGGCGAGTCGGGCGCGGATCAAACTGGGACGTAATGTAGAGAAGGTTCCCCAAAGTCGCGATGAGCATCTGCAATTTCTCGTGGCTTTTTCGGAAGCAGTGAAGCAGGGTGAGACGGCTGAACTGGTTTCGTTGTTAAAAGAAGACGCGGTCTTTATCTCTGACGGCGGCGGCAAAGCGATCGCGGCCCGCAAGGTGGTTCAAGGAGCCGATCTGATTACGCGGTTCTTTATGAAAGCAGTGCGTCCCGCTTTCACTGCGGATGCAGCAGAGGACGTCCGCATCGAAATCGCCTGGTTTAACGGAGCCCCCGGCATGCTAATTTATCAGTCGGGGCTGCCGGTGTCCGCGTATCAGTTTGAAGTGGAACAGAACCAGATTCGGGGGATCTATGTCCTACGAAATCCGGACAAATTAGCGATTTTTGAGGGCCGTTGAAGTCACTGAAGGCCCCTTGATGCTGAGGTAAAAAAGCCGTCACTGGGGGCGCAACGGATCAAAAGATGTACATGCATTAATACATCTGGCTTCTTTGTTCTGTGTATACATTTTTTTATATGTCTTTTTTATTAAATAAAGGTAAATATTCTAGGATTCATTTTAGGGTGCGTGTTAAAATCAGACATGGATAGGTTTTACTCTTTTACGAGGAAATTTCCTGTCTTGTCTTCCTTCCGATTTTCATCACTCCGGAGCGTGTCCTATGTTGAAATTATTGAGAGAACGGCGAGGGTTCACCCTCATCGAGTTACTTGTTGTGATTGCCATTATCGCGATTTTAATTGCATTGTTATTACCTGCTGTGCAGCAGGCGCGTGAAGCAGCGCGGCGTTCGACCTGTAAAAACAATATGAAGCAGATCGGGCTGGCACTGCATAATTACCACGATACGTTTCGCGCGTTTCCCATTGGTTCTCAAACGTCTTATTATCGGGCCAACTGGCGATCTTCGATTTTGCCTTATCTTGATCAGGCACCCGCTTACAATCAGTTGACTCAAAAAGCGCATTCTCAGCACGGCTTTGCTGCCGGGAATGGGAATTCGGCCTCTGGCTACAATACCGAAAACGCCGTACTCAATAATTTCTTTGTCCCCGTTTATAAATGTCCTTCGAGTACTGCTGACGCATTTTATACAGGGGCCAGTCCCATTTCAAAAAATGGAACCACCTCACCGAATGCTTCCCTGGGTAAAGAAACCGGCATGACGATGGACTATGTAGGCATCAGCGGTTCTTATTCAGGTGTTGCTCCTTTCAATACAAAATGTGGCAGTACTGTCTATGGCGGAAACTGGTGTAACAGTGGTCTGATGCTGATCGCAGATTCTGCCCGGATGCGTGATTGTAAAGATGGGACTTCGAATACCATGATCATCGGCGAAGACTCTGGTCTGGTCGATAACAAAGATTATCGTAGTAATTATTATGGCGGCTGGTCTGGGCACCTGGGTCTCTCAGGTTGGGGGACTGGAGTGAATACGATTCGGTATAACCCTAATCCGCCGACGGCACCAACTGGAGGCGATCAAACCTATGCCCCCAATAACCCGCTGACATCAGAGCACGTGGGTGGTATTCATGCTTTACTGGCTGATGGAGCCGTGCGATTCATTTCCAATAATGTGGATATCGAAACGCTCCGCCGGTTAGGTATGAAAAATGATAATCTGGTTCTCGGTGAGTTCTAATTCACTGCACTGATGGGCATTGTAGAAGCATTCAAATTGTAAGCAGCGGCCGATGTGTTTTCTGAATGCATCGGCTATTTGTTTTTAAGAAATCAACGGCAGGGAGAAGGTGGAATGTCATTACATTTTAAAGGTATCCAAATGAGAGCTGTTTCAGGGGTTGCGATGAAGCGGATCGCTGTCACCAAGACCATTTTCTGTGTGGTGAGTGCGTTATCCGTCTGTATTCTAAGTGGCTGCGGCAGTCGTGTGGAAACGATTCCTTCCGGAACGGCGAGTGGAACGGTCAAACTGGATGGCAAGCCACTGACACAGGGCCGGATTAATTTCGTGTCTTCGACCACCGGGACGGGGGTCTATACCGACTTGCAGTCGGATGGTTCGTATGAATTGCCGAATGCGATTCCCGAAGGTGACTACCGCGTTTATTTTACTTCCAGTGGTCTGGGTGATGCCCCACCATCGGAATCCGGGAATCCGGAAATGAATGATGCACTCAAGGATGTTCCTAAGAAGTACCAGAGCGAGCAGTCAACCGATTTGCAGGCACTCATTAAAGAAGGCGACAATACATTCGATTTTGATTTGAAGCCGTAAGCGGTTTCAATGGCGGATTTTACCTTCTCCTGAGGCGACCGTTTGCTTGTCTTTTGTACTATCGCATATTGTCAATTTTGCTCCCTTTTTCTATTTTGTGGCCACCGTTTTGTGCAAGTCTACAGTTGACAAAGGGGTGGTCAACGAATTACGTTCAATAGGGTGTGCTACTATTTGTATAGATTTTTCTGCCGATTGATTTTCAATCGCTGGAAGTTGTTGTATTCTGTGCATTAAATAAACGCTAAGTACTTGGTCTAGCTAGATACTGTGAGTTAGATGCCTTCCCGATCCTACCCTTGGTTAGTCTAAAGTTGACTGGTTTAGCCCACACCTTCCTGATGTTAAGCATCCCAATTATTTAATTACAGGCACACTATGTTTCTTTCTTTGCGCTTCACTCATTGTGTACTCGTTTTCTGTTCTTTGACTGTTTGCGGCTGTTTTGGCGGCTCTGCAGAACAGATCGAACGGGCTGCGGTTTCAGGGACCATCACATATGACGGAAAACCGTTACCAGAGGGGAGCATTCAGTTTGTTCCCGGTACCGATGCTTCCGGCAAGCCGCTACGTGGAAAAGCCGTTCAAGCCTTGATTTCCGAGGGTGCTTTTAGCCTGGATGCTGACCAGGGACCTGTGGTGGGAATGAACCAAGTGCTGATCAACGCCACCAAAAAAACGGGTAAGTTTCAAGAATTTGACGGTCAGAAAACGGAGATCCTGAAGCAGTATATTCCCGCGAAATACAATACGAATTCCACGCTGACGTATGAGATCAAGTCTGGCGAGAACACCGCCGATTTCGCGCTGGAAACGAAATAACATTTTACTTGAGTCGTTTCACGATCTCACTGAATCTTTTCTCTATATCTGGATAAATCAAAACTATGAAAGCATTTTTTCTGAAGCGCCGTCAGGGGTTTACGTTGATTGAATTGCTGGTGGTGATTGCCATCATCGCGATTCTGATTGCGCTGCTGTTACCAGCAGTACAACAGGCACGGGAAGCGGCCCGTCGTTCGACCTGCAAAAACAATCTGAAGCAGATCGGTCTGGCATTGCATAATTATCACGATACGTTTCGGACGTTTCCACCTGCAATGGTTCGCAATCGCAATTCAGTCCGTGACGAATGGGAAACCAGCATGATCAGCTGGCAGGCTCGGATTTTACCTTACATGGATCAGGCGCCCCTGTTCAACAAGATCGACTGGAGTATTGAGCCAGGTAATACGGGAACTGCGAACACGGATGCCATGAAAAATGAGCTACCCGCTTATCGCTGTCCCAGCGATCCCGGTAATCGCGGTAAGACGGGGCAGTCTGCGTACGGTCCGACGAACTATGTTACGAGTACTGCTGATTCGGGAAGTTATGCGGCAGGAGGCAGCACTTATCAGAACAATGGTCGTTCAGTGATGTTCCTGAACAGTAAAACACAACTCAAAGACATCGAAGACGGAAGTTCGAACACGATGCTGGTTGCAGAGTGTATCGTGGCTCATCCCTATTCCAATATTAACGCGACATCGGGAACGGTTTGTACGGGAACAGCCGACCAGAAACGCCGCGGTTATTCCTGGTTCTATGCCAGAGAGATGTGGTCATGGAGTTATTCGACTCTGATTGGTCCCAACTCGGATTTACAGGAGTGTGCATTGAATACTGGCGGAACGTCTTTGTTTGGAGCCCGCAGCAAGCATGTCGGTGGCGTTCACACGCTACTTGGCGATGGTCGCGTTCGTTTTGTCTCGGAAAACATTCACCTTGATACCTGGAAGAATCTAGGGAATAAAGCGGATGGCAACGTGATCGGCGAGTTCTAATCGAAGTCTGATTTGAATTCAAAACAATTAAAACGGCCAGCGGAGAGAAACTTCGCTGGTCGTTTTTTTATGGGCTACCACGAAAAACACGAAAGCACACGAAAAGTTTTGCCGCAGGCAACAGGATGTGTGAGAGCACGTAAGTAGAGCTGAAATCTTGAATGTGTTGTGTTTCACACGTAGGGGGCTCAAGAAGAATATCCCAGGTGTTCTCTGACAATTTCCCGCTCGCTCCGCTCGGACCGAATTATTTTCGGTCACACCCATCCTTTGTTTCGTTGTTTCAAACAAAACCGGTATTGTTATGATGGAACCTGTTTATACTGTTCCTGTCAGGTTGTGTTCAGGAGAGATCGATGTCACGAACGGGAGAATTTTGGGGATGGCCGTGGTATAAAAAGCTGTTGAGTATTCTGCTTTCTCCGTTCGTGTTACTGATCGGCTTGTTTGTGTTACCGTTGCTGATGCTGGTCAGTTTGTTTGTTGTTTGCAGTAATTTCACGGGCGAACATCTGTTTTATCTCAGCATGTGGAATGACGGTCGGACGCTCAGTCGGCGGAAACTTCGTCGTCGTTTTGACGCGGGTGAGACGGGGACATTGATCCTCGAATCTCCTACGATGGGGTGGGGATTCACCCATGCCTGGTGGACTCCCGATGATCTGAAAACGCTGTCCCCCGTTATAAAGCAGGAAGACGATGTATATTGGGAACAGGTTCTGGACTTAATGGAGGAAGATCAACCGCATCCCTGGGATGA
This window of the Gimesia fumaroli genome carries:
- the sigJ gene encoding RNA polymerase sigma factor SigJ — encoded protein: MNASHALETFESWRQPLLGLAYRITGSRVEAEDIVQEACLKWLDADWQEIRVPRAWLMKVTTRLALDYLKSARVQRMSYVGPWLPEPYLVDESTPAEELELDESISMALLYLLDQLSPTERASFILHDLFQYRFDEIGDILERSESSCRKLASRARIKLGRNVEKVPQSRDEHLQFLVAFSEAVKQGETAELVSLLKEDAVFISDGGGKAIAARKVVQGADLITRFFMKAVRPAFTADAAEDVRIEIAWFNGAPGMLIYQSGLPVSAYQFEVEQNQIRGIYVLRNPDKLAIFEGR
- a CDS encoding DUF1559 domain-containing protein, whose product is MLKLLRERRGFTLIELLVVIAIIAILIALLLPAVQQAREAARRSTCKNNMKQIGLALHNYHDTFRAFPIGSQTSYYRANWRSSILPYLDQAPAYNQLTQKAHSQHGFAAGNGNSASGYNTENAVLNNFFVPVYKCPSSTADAFYTGASPISKNGTTSPNASLGKETGMTMDYVGISGSYSGVAPFNTKCGSTVYGGNWCNSGLMLIADSARMRDCKDGTSNTMIIGEDSGLVDNKDYRSNYYGGWSGHLGLSGWGTGVNTIRYNPNPPTAPTGGDQTYAPNNPLTSEHVGGIHALLADGAVRFISNNVDIETLRRLGMKNDNLVLGEF
- a CDS encoding carboxypeptidase regulatory-like domain-containing protein produces the protein MRAVSGVAMKRIAVTKTIFCVVSALSVCILSGCGSRVETIPSGTASGTVKLDGKPLTQGRINFVSSTTGTGVYTDLQSDGSYELPNAIPEGDYRVYFTSSGLGDAPPSESGNPEMNDALKDVPKKYQSEQSTDLQALIKEGDNTFDFDLKP
- a CDS encoding DUF1559 domain-containing protein, whose product is MKAFFLKRRQGFTLIELLVVIAIIAILIALLLPAVQQAREAARRSTCKNNLKQIGLALHNYHDTFRTFPPAMVRNRNSVRDEWETSMISWQARILPYMDQAPLFNKIDWSIEPGNTGTANTDAMKNELPAYRCPSDPGNRGKTGQSAYGPTNYVTSTADSGSYAAGGSTYQNNGRSVMFLNSKTQLKDIEDGSSNTMLVAECIVAHPYSNINATSGTVCTGTADQKRRGYSWFYAREMWSWSYSTLIGPNSDLQECALNTGGTSLFGARSKHVGGVHTLLGDGRVRFVSENIHLDTWKNLGNKADGNVIGEF